From one Plantibacter flavus genomic stretch:
- a CDS encoding Ig-like domain-containing protein, whose protein sequence is MPETVDGVEVTIAGAPGRGSAGGAGATFTFRTRSLTPGTVLDVLFGAGTDGTFSALDAAPGGAGGSMEESGTAGGNATMLVQRTDSDMCAQSPRNVIAVAGGGGGSSGRQTRSGLFTDSLDLTPPVRGEDSLVWSSGGPSTVRDACRSGMQAKAGEASGTSWYSHLTGGGGGGGGLNSGVGGSAQTASEWTQGNRKNLYGNLPSLVPATGGGAGTSHLAFHSCGNPCSLPAITPNTGPAFVTLRWKQLRDTQVIIRDADGGVLRGQVQQTIRKPATGDMRTHVELDAGTVAVYLGDRKRAEVRPAASGKFAFDLAQELLPGSPVAVRVEFTPDAPGLHRPSTATTELVPGRSSSRFLFEPMLGADGTHSLVVRLASWADASVDVDLPRIGFASRSSGTDTPQPLGEVTAGRLGPNVWCLRLNVTDQPSQEITASFSGDPWHAPTLSMPYQYNPADFAQKAWSRLSVYDGCPVATLSEMPGRPLAQSTPLAAAQAVEHAPSVQDAASSAGNRTNTDADTEPEVRWAGDWKSVSPGSRVTLAVDVEHGRVPTSEGIVDFMLNGSPIGSATPVNGRATLELPAPTSATYRIDAVYTDSADGTGESSLAWAVAEHRTLTVAPEEFALALTVVGIDAALPGGAVDLRAIGSSLATTTPVTGDVLFFDDGLFLGRAPMESGSAVLEDVSLDQESNLVTALFQGDPDRWKDPGGVSVEGHYALRGTELTLTVASVTPTADSAGAVLVELSSDVTSAPVTGEAALYRGNDLLLELSDAYEAPTRPGIAAAWSVPIAALPTGHFELTARFAGDPGVESATSVSTVVDVRPRRTEVSAVLDGSTLRLSATVDQAGISADAAGARPWGVASVYRGVEMLGRAIVVEGTANVPLPRAERGASLRVEFRPLRIDLGESQTTVRSGTLSRTGFSVSPAGLLSAGFLLAFGGALVAIRRRGTRTRGE, encoded by the coding sequence GTGCCGGAAACCGTCGACGGCGTTGAGGTGACGATCGCGGGCGCCCCCGGCCGAGGATCCGCGGGCGGTGCAGGTGCGACGTTCACATTCCGGACTCGCTCCCTGACGCCGGGCACGGTCCTTGATGTGCTGTTCGGCGCGGGCACCGATGGAACATTTTCCGCGCTGGACGCCGCCCCGGGTGGTGCGGGCGGGAGCATGGAGGAGTCGGGCACCGCGGGCGGCAACGCGACGATGCTCGTGCAGCGGACGGACAGCGACATGTGTGCTCAGAGCCCGCGAAACGTCATCGCCGTCGCCGGGGGTGGTGGCGGATCATCGGGAAGGCAAACCCGAAGCGGGCTGTTCACCGATTCTCTCGACCTGACTCCTCCTGTGCGCGGCGAGGACAGCCTCGTGTGGAGCTCCGGGGGTCCCAGCACGGTGCGGGACGCCTGCAGGAGCGGAATGCAGGCGAAGGCTGGAGAGGCTTCAGGTACTTCCTGGTACTCGCACCTCACCGGAGGTGGAGGAGGTGGAGGCGGACTCAACTCCGGAGTCGGCGGCTCAGCCCAGACCGCTTCCGAGTGGACACAGGGCAATCGGAAGAACCTCTACGGCAACCTTCCATCGCTCGTTCCTGCGACCGGAGGAGGGGCGGGAACGAGCCATCTGGCTTTTCACTCGTGCGGTAACCCGTGCTCGTTGCCGGCCATCACCCCGAACACCGGACCCGCGTTCGTCACGCTCAGGTGGAAGCAACTTCGGGACACTCAGGTCATCATCCGCGACGCCGATGGCGGTGTGCTCAGGGGGCAAGTGCAGCAGACGATCAGGAAACCGGCTACAGGCGACATGCGCACCCACGTGGAACTCGATGCGGGTACCGTCGCCGTCTACCTGGGAGATCGCAAGCGAGCGGAAGTCAGGCCTGCTGCCTCGGGGAAATTCGCGTTCGACCTCGCGCAAGAGTTACTACCCGGGTCGCCGGTGGCGGTACGAGTCGAGTTCACCCCAGACGCCCCCGGCCTGCATCGGCCGTCCACTGCCACCACCGAACTCGTGCCGGGTCGCTCGTCGTCACGTTTCCTCTTCGAGCCGATGCTGGGTGCGGATGGCACACACTCGCTCGTCGTCCGCTTGGCGTCATGGGCGGACGCAAGCGTCGACGTTGATCTGCCCCGAATAGGCTTCGCATCGCGCAGCTCGGGAACCGACACTCCCCAGCCATTAGGTGAGGTGACCGCTGGACGTCTCGGCCCGAACGTCTGGTGTCTTCGTCTGAACGTCACCGATCAGCCATCCCAGGAGATCACGGCATCGTTTTCAGGTGACCCATGGCACGCCCCCACCCTCTCGATGCCGTACCAGTACAACCCGGCCGATTTCGCTCAGAAGGCCTGGTCTCGGTTGTCCGTCTACGACGGCTGTCCAGTTGCGACCCTCTCTGAAATGCCGGGCCGACCGCTTGCTCAGTCCACGCCCCTCGCGGCGGCCCAGGCGGTGGAACACGCGCCATCGGTGCAGGACGCTGCATCGAGCGCCGGGAATCGTACGAACACCGATGCCGACACCGAGCCTGAAGTGCGCTGGGCAGGGGACTGGAAGAGTGTCTCACCAGGATCCCGCGTGACGCTCGCCGTCGATGTCGAACACGGTCGTGTGCCGACAAGCGAAGGAATCGTCGATTTCATGCTCAACGGATCACCGATCGGCAGCGCGACGCCGGTCAACGGTCGAGCCACCCTCGAGCTACCAGCTCCGACAAGTGCGACCTACCGGATCGACGCTGTCTACACGGACTCAGCCGACGGCACAGGAGAGAGTTCCCTGGCATGGGCGGTGGCCGAACATCGCACGCTGACGGTGGCGCCAGAGGAGTTCGCTCTTGCTCTGACCGTTGTCGGCATCGATGCAGCCCTGCCGGGAGGAGCAGTCGATCTACGCGCCATCGGATCTTCTCTCGCGACGACCACCCCTGTCACCGGTGATGTGTTGTTCTTTGACGACGGCCTCTTCTTGGGCAGGGCACCGATGGAGAGCGGCAGTGCGGTCCTTGAAGACGTCAGCCTCGATCAGGAGAGCAATCTCGTGACGGCATTGTTCCAGGGGGATCCGGATCGCTGGAAGGATCCCGGAGGCGTCTCCGTCGAGGGTCACTACGCGCTCCGGGGCACAGAACTCACTCTGACCGTCGCAAGCGTGACGCCCACAGCCGATTCAGCAGGGGCAGTCCTGGTGGAACTGAGCAGTGACGTCACGTCAGCCCCCGTTACGGGCGAGGCTGCGTTGTATCGTGGCAACGATCTGCTCCTCGAACTATCGGACGCGTACGAGGCCCCGACGAGGCCCGGGATCGCGGCAGCTTGGTCAGTTCCGATCGCTGCGCTCCCAACGGGTCATTTCGAGCTCACTGCTCGATTTGCAGGCGACCCAGGCGTGGAATCCGCCACCTCGGTTTCGACCGTCGTCGATGTCCGTCCTCGTCGTACCGAGGTCTCTGCAGTTCTCGACGGCTCGACACTGCGACTGAGCGCAACAGTCGACCAGGCCGGCATCTCTGCCGACGCTGCGGGCGCCCGTCCCTGGGGGGTTGCATCCGTCTACCGGGGAGTCGAGATGCTCGGTCGAGCGATCGTCGTGGAAGGAACTGCGAACGTTCCACTGCCCCGAGCCGAACGTGGGGCGTCCCTTCGGGTCGAGTTCAGGCCGCTGCGGATCGACCTCGGTGAATCCCAGACGACTGTTCGTAGCGGCACCCTTTCGCGAACGGGCTTCTCCGTCTCGCCCGCAGGCCTCCTGTCCGCCGGATTCCTCCTGGCGTTCGGAGGGGCCCTCGTTGCGATACGGCGGCGCGGAACTCGTACGCGAGGAGAGTGA
- a CDS encoding SGNH/GDSL hydrolase family protein yields the protein MTTGAVVLGTGTVSNAAEPVTPDLPYNVVQLGDSYSSGNGAGRYWGDPEARLSHNNYAEVYTDWLNTQPQINARYSSYAHSGAETSDMLDKQIPRVDSEADLVMFTIGGNDVGFQDIIKYCFALGYRSAGDCRAKVDSARSAIPAVEEQLTVILQRLSERMKPNAEIMLVGYPQLSTAAPHNLCDYVVLCWGGYSYDASKGIRQLGSAAADMQQRVVDAWNRTNPSNPVIYASGVARAFEGHEPEPDTMLRNNYQWINGLLAKETRVVHPSGRTDYSASSDKMNWYHPGIVGHAQVASVIQTQIGLTPRARAIQASNAGAPALRASSGIARSFATQLASLGSAPSAVAEDGSPSAWLLGPHVQAMGTTIRLDARGSVAGDDVIASYEWDIDGDGIVDRTTAEPVAEFRFDSLYEGAVSVRATQANGKSSTASTQVLISEDGDSTPKVSDNCPDVENYSQSNEDGDAFGDECDPTPGHPTEDLPGVYAVTAAGVTTRSGTDTAPTTFEPSSSKGASLSVTKTSARPGDTVQFELSGFTAGDEAQLVWGTDGTNVIGRVVIGPDGSQSGSIVIPASAPARAHALVAVAPATFAAIELTVLEPTSSASGTPSGGSGPGVAAAPKPAPRGADGLAATGFDGALSTALVPGSAIAIVLGALFVLMVRSKRRADRK from the coding sequence ATGACGACAGGTGCAGTCGTGCTCGGCACAGGCACCGTGTCGAACGCCGCAGAACCCGTCACACCCGATCTGCCATACAACGTGGTCCAGCTCGGGGATTCCTACTCGTCAGGGAATGGAGCCGGCCGCTACTGGGGTGATCCGGAGGCGCGGTTGAGTCACAACAACTACGCCGAGGTCTACACGGACTGGCTCAACACTCAGCCACAGATCAACGCGCGCTACTCGAGCTATGCGCACAGTGGGGCGGAGACCTCGGACATGCTCGACAAACAGATCCCGCGCGTCGACAGCGAAGCCGATCTCGTCATGTTCACGATCGGGGGCAACGACGTCGGGTTCCAAGACATCATCAAGTACTGCTTCGCCCTCGGCTACCGGTCTGCTGGGGATTGCCGCGCAAAGGTGGACTCCGCACGCTCTGCAATACCCGCCGTCGAAGAGCAGCTCACCGTGATCCTGCAGCGGCTCTCGGAGCGGATGAAGCCGAATGCGGAGATCATGCTGGTCGGATACCCGCAATTGAGCACCGCCGCTCCGCACAATCTCTGCGACTACGTCGTGCTCTGCTGGGGGGGCTACTCGTATGACGCCTCGAAGGGAATCCGCCAACTGGGATCGGCCGCCGCAGACATGCAGCAGCGGGTCGTCGACGCATGGAACCGGACCAACCCGTCGAACCCGGTCATCTACGCTTCCGGGGTCGCTCGCGCATTCGAGGGGCACGAGCCGGAGCCCGACACGATGCTGCGAAACAACTACCAGTGGATCAACGGCTTGCTCGCGAAGGAGACACGGGTCGTGCATCCCAGCGGCCGAACGGACTACAGCGCCAGCAGCGACAAGATGAACTGGTACCACCCCGGGATCGTCGGTCACGCCCAAGTGGCGAGCGTCATTCAGACCCAGATCGGCCTGACGCCTCGAGCCCGAGCGATCCAGGCGAGTAACGCCGGGGCTCCTGCTCTCCGCGCTTCGTCGGGGATCGCTCGCAGTTTCGCAACGCAACTGGCAAGTCTTGGCTCTGCGCCGAGTGCTGTCGCCGAGGACGGGAGCCCATCAGCTTGGTTGCTCGGCCCCCACGTCCAGGCGATGGGGACCACCATCCGGTTGGACGCCCGCGGGAGTGTTGCGGGAGATGACGTCATCGCTTCCTACGAGTGGGACATCGACGGCGATGGCATCGTCGATCGCACCACCGCAGAACCGGTGGCTGAGTTCCGATTCGACTCGCTCTACGAAGGAGCGGTTTCGGTGCGGGCGACACAAGCCAACGGGAAGTCCTCGACGGCCTCGACGCAGGTCCTCATCTCCGAGGACGGCGACAGCACGCCGAAGGTGTCGGACAACTGCCCTGACGTCGAGAACTACAGTCAGAGCAATGAGGACGGCGATGCGTTCGGAGACGAGTGTGACCCCACTCCGGGACATCCGACCGAGGATCTGCCTGGCGTGTACGCCGTGACAGCTGCAGGCGTGACCACTCGCTCCGGGACGGACACCGCACCGACGACATTCGAACCGTCCAGCTCTAAGGGTGCCTCACTGTCGGTGACGAAGACGTCGGCGCGCCCCGGCGACACCGTGCAGTTCGAGCTTTCGGGCTTCACCGCCGGCGACGAGGCTCAGCTTGTCTGGGGCACCGACGGCACCAACGTCATCGGTAGGGTCGTCATCGGTCCTGACGGTTCCCAGAGTGGGAGCATCGTCATCCCTGCGAGCGCCCCTGCTCGCGCTCATGCACTTGTCGCTGTCGCACCAGCAACGTTCGCCGCAATCGAACTGACGGTTCTCGAGCCGACCTCGTCCGCCTCCGGCACACCGTCGGGCGGCAGCGGTCCTGGAGTGGCGGCCGCGCCGAAGCCTGCGCCTCGTGGAGCGGATGGCCTCGCCGCGACCGGCTTCGACGGAGCGTTGAGCACGGCTCTCGTGCCCGGGAGCGCGATCGCGATCGTTCTTGGTGCGCTCTTCGTCCTCATGGTCAGGTCGAAGCGAAGGGCCGACCGAAAGTAA
- a CDS encoding sensor histidine kinase gives MPSRLLGFKPLPNPLVSRDEYVPDDGRRFVVGQAIALTWLGLLRVAFTWAPHLDLGAQRTIVTDFLMDLVCMFVVAAAYRWRNPVFRGRVERARIIGEVILLVSAVRVVMQFFGEPPNPASSFLRQLFVALLLMMLAAVGLLSVDVGVRTRIRERSELEARFRAAEALEAGVRKEEEVRAEIRRRLHGSLQQSILFIEWKVAQLRRVAVAGESAPSLVEGLSAVARDLELLRERDVRAVAEYSRPAGLDLGAPSAIRLMLDRLPSHVSFTVAIEPKLEEIERLEQPQLDSGIRTLVVDIVQEGLTNALKHGAARHVDLTVGLDGDPPSAISIVFDDAGTGMPSMPGPDRGLQALRNRIRAHGGEIDLGEAPAGGARLWARIPLTSTQLLSEPPPG, from the coding sequence ATGCCCAGCCGCCTCCTGGGGTTCAAGCCCCTGCCGAACCCACTGGTCTCACGCGACGAATACGTCCCTGATGATGGTCGACGGTTTGTCGTGGGGCAGGCGATCGCTCTCACCTGGCTCGGACTGCTGCGCGTCGCATTCACGTGGGCGCCGCACCTCGATCTCGGCGCACAACGGACGATCGTCACTGACTTTCTGATGGATCTCGTCTGCATGTTCGTCGTCGCGGCTGCCTATCGGTGGCGGAATCCGGTCTTCCGAGGGCGCGTCGAACGCGCGCGGATCATCGGAGAAGTGATCTTGCTCGTGAGCGCGGTTCGTGTCGTCATGCAGTTCTTCGGAGAGCCTCCGAACCCGGCCTCGTCGTTCCTCCGGCAGCTCTTCGTCGCGCTCCTCCTGATGATGCTCGCAGCGGTCGGGCTGCTGAGCGTCGATGTCGGCGTTCGCACCCGTATCAGGGAACGTTCAGAGCTCGAAGCACGATTTCGGGCGGCTGAAGCTTTGGAGGCAGGAGTTCGCAAGGAAGAAGAGGTTCGCGCAGAGATTCGCCGACGCCTGCACGGCTCTCTCCAGCAGTCCATCCTCTTCATCGAGTGGAAAGTGGCGCAGCTGCGTCGCGTGGCCGTGGCCGGCGAATCCGCGCCGTCCCTTGTCGAGGGGCTGTCTGCCGTCGCCCGTGACCTGGAACTCTTGCGTGAACGGGACGTCCGGGCAGTCGCTGAGTACTCCAGGCCCGCAGGGCTCGACCTCGGGGCTCCGAGTGCGATACGCCTAATGCTCGACCGGCTGCCGTCACACGTGAGCTTCACCGTTGCGATCGAGCCGAAGCTCGAAGAGATCGAGCGGCTCGAGCAACCGCAGCTCGATAGTGGCATCAGGACTCTCGTCGTCGACATCGTGCAGGAAGGACTGACGAACGCACTGAAGCACGGTGCTGCACGCCACGTCGACCTCACGGTGGGACTCGACGGGGATCCTCCTTCCGCGATCTCGATCGTCTTCGACGACGCCGGCACCGGTATGCCGAGCATGCCGGGCCCTGACCGTGGCCTGCAGGCGCTCCGAAATCGGATCCGCGCTCATGGGGGTGAGATCGACCTCGGTGAAGCCCCGGCTGGAGGCGCGCGGTTGTGGGCACGCATTCCGCTGACCTCCACACAGCTTCTGTCCGAGCCGCCACCCGGTTAG
- a CDS encoding response regulator: protein MVSALRVAIVEDQELYLAMLAAVVNAHPTTTVVAAASGAAEARRKILPGTADVVIMDVELADGNGVALGVSLRRRDPELGILLLSSHDVMDLVLSLPEDISAGWSYLSKLSSMNAETLIRVLWGTAQGNTILDPALVDKSTARLGSGLAGLTARQFEVLKLVSQGYSNQATADRLALSVRSVEGHLKGIYDVLKISNDGNVNPRVSATIAFLRETSRTI from the coding sequence TTGGTTTCCGCCTTGAGAGTCGCAATCGTCGAGGACCAAGAGCTGTATCTCGCGATGCTGGCAGCCGTTGTGAACGCACATCCGACGACTACGGTGGTCGCGGCGGCAAGCGGCGCTGCGGAAGCGCGCCGGAAGATTCTTCCAGGCACAGCCGATGTCGTCATCATGGACGTCGAGCTCGCGGACGGAAACGGTGTGGCGCTGGGTGTCTCGTTGCGTCGCCGCGACCCCGAGCTCGGGATACTGCTGCTTTCCAGCCACGATGTCATGGATCTCGTCCTGAGCTTGCCCGAGGACATCTCCGCGGGGTGGAGTTACCTGTCGAAGCTGTCGTCGATGAACGCGGAGACGCTGATCCGGGTGCTTTGGGGCACTGCTCAAGGAAACACGATCCTTGATCCAGCATTGGTCGACAAGTCGACTGCGAGGCTTGGCTCCGGTCTGGCGGGTTTGACGGCGCGTCAGTTCGAGGTGTTGAAGCTCGTCAGCCAGGGGTACTCGAATCAGGCGACCGCGGATCGCTTGGCTCTCTCGGTGCGATCCGTGGAAGGTCACTTGAAGGGGATCTACGACGTGCTCAAGATCTCCAATGACGGCAATGTGAACCCACGTGTATCGGCCACGATCGCATTCCTGCGTGAAACGTCGAGGACGATCTGA
- a CDS encoding signal peptidase I: protein MWPILAVLRSATLWVAAGIGALSIILFLLGIALGLRSHVVISGSMEPSLSTGSLIVTRTVPASDVGIGEIVTVNRTDGRGLVTHRVVTIERDGHQWMFTLQGDANDVEDPEPYRVSTAGELVAAVPHLGYVVASLREPLGIGGLAVVAVAVLCVYLWPIDRRRSSRTASPES from the coding sequence GTGTGGCCGATCCTGGCAGTGCTCCGTTCCGCGACGCTGTGGGTCGCCGCTGGGATAGGAGCTCTCTCCATCATCCTGTTCTTGCTCGGCATCGCGCTCGGCCTGCGGTCACACGTGGTCATCTCGGGATCGATGGAGCCTTCGCTGTCGACGGGATCTCTCATCGTGACACGCACCGTGCCGGCCTCGGATGTCGGGATCGGTGAGATCGTGACGGTGAATCGAACCGACGGCCGTGGCCTGGTGACGCATCGGGTCGTGACGATCGAGCGCGACGGTCATCAATGGATGTTCACGTTGCAGGGAGACGCAAACGATGTCGAGGACCCGGAGCCGTATCGCGTGTCAACGGCGGGAGAGCTCGTCGCGGCCGTCCCGCATCTCGGGTACGTCGTCGCGTCGCTTCGCGAACCGCTCGGCATAGGAGGGCTTGCCGTGGTGGCTGTGGCGGTCCTCTGTGTCTATCTCTGGCCGATCGACCGACGTCGGAGCAGTCGGACAGCTTCTCCAGAAAGCTGA